From Bradyrhizobium sp. NDS-1, the proteins below share one genomic window:
- a CDS encoding GntR family transcriptional regulator, producing the protein MDRRSDLQSTLRIEDVPTVRAMVAQKLREAIMSGTLKPGQRLVERELCEMMGVSRPSIREALRALEADGLVNIVPHRGPMVSTISLEEARQLYAARAVLEGFAGRECARLHDPEVARRIGEALTRLKAAAAKQDLVGCLEAKTDFYAALIGGCRNAFIERALKPLHDRIQLLRITSMSQPKRINKSLREVTAIWRAIQSGDAELAERCCVDHINAAAVAALDMIEKSSAAKEAAPTDD; encoded by the coding sequence ATGGACAGACGTAGCGATTTGCAGTCGACACTCCGCATCGAGGACGTTCCGACCGTCCGGGCGATGGTCGCCCAGAAGCTGCGCGAGGCGATCATGTCCGGAACCCTGAAGCCGGGCCAACGCCTGGTCGAGCGCGAGCTCTGCGAAATGATGGGCGTCAGCCGCCCCTCGATCCGTGAAGCGCTTCGCGCGCTCGAAGCCGACGGGCTGGTCAACATCGTCCCCCATCGCGGCCCCATGGTGTCCACGATCAGCCTGGAGGAAGCCCGGCAGCTCTACGCGGCGCGCGCGGTGCTCGAAGGCTTCGCCGGCCGCGAGTGTGCCAGGCTGCATGATCCCGAGGTAGCGCGCCGGATCGGGGAGGCCCTGACGCGGCTGAAGGCGGCCGCGGCCAAGCAGGATCTCGTCGGCTGCCTCGAGGCCAAGACTGACTTCTACGCCGCGCTGATCGGCGGCTGCCGCAATGCCTTCATCGAGCGCGCGCTCAAGCCGCTCCACGACCGTATCCAGCTCTTGCGGATCACCTCGATGTCGCAGCCGAAGCGGATCAACAAGAGTCTGCGCGAGGTCACCGCGATCTGGCGGGCGATCCAGAGCGGCGATGCGGAGCTCGCCGAGCGCTGCTGCGTCGACCACATCAATGCGGCCGCCGTGGCCGCGCTCGACATGATCGAAAAATCGTCGGCGGCCAAGGAGGCGGCGCCTACCGACGACTAG